In Acidovorax sp. 106, the following proteins share a genomic window:
- the pyrF gene encoding orotidine-5'-phosphate decarboxylase codes for MTFIDTLRTATTQNQSMLCVGLDPEPSRFPAHMKGDASKIYDFCAAIVDATADLVCSFKPQIAYFAAYGAEDQLERLMEHMRRTAPKVPVILDAKRGDIGSTAQQYAKEAFERYGADAVTLSPFMGFDSIEPYLAYHGKGAFLLCRTSNPGGDDLQNQRLASIEGQPLVYEHIAKLAQGPWNLNGQLGLVVGATYPQEIERVRSIAPTLPLLIPGVGAQGGDAVATVRAGLRSDGPIIVNSSRAVLYASSGDDFGAAARAEAQRTRAVLEAARSA; via the coding sequence ATGACCTTCATCGACACACTGCGCACGGCCACCACGCAAAACCAATCCATGCTGTGTGTGGGCCTGGACCCTGAGCCCTCCCGCTTTCCCGCCCACATGAAGGGCGACGCCAGCAAGATTTACGACTTCTGCGCAGCCATCGTCGATGCCACGGCCGACCTGGTCTGCTCCTTCAAGCCGCAGATCGCCTACTTTGCCGCCTACGGCGCCGAAGACCAGCTCGAGCGCCTGATGGAGCACATGCGCCGCACAGCGCCGAAGGTGCCGGTGATCCTGGACGCCAAGCGCGGCGACATCGGCTCCACCGCGCAGCAGTACGCCAAAGAGGCGTTCGAGCGCTACGGGGCCGACGCTGTCACGCTCTCGCCCTTCATGGGCTTTGACTCCATCGAGCCCTACCTGGCCTACCACGGCAAGGGCGCGTTCTTGCTGTGCCGCACCTCCAACCCCGGTGGCGACGACCTGCAAAACCAACGCCTGGCCAGCATCGAAGGCCAGCCCCTGGTGTACGAGCACATTGCCAAGCTGGCCCAGGGCCCTTGGAACCTGAACGGTCAGTTGGGCCTCGTGGTGGGCGCGACCTACCCGCAAGAGATTGAACGCGTGCGCAGCATTGCGCCCACGCTGCCCCTGCTCATTCCCGGCGTGGGCGCGCAGGGCGGCGATGCGGTGGCCACCGTGCGCGCAGGCCTGCGCAGCGACGGGCCCATCATCGTGAATTCTTCCCGGGCCGTGCTGTACGCGTCCTCGGGCGATGACTTTGGTGCGGCTGCCCGTGCCGAAGCGCAGCGCACCCGCGCCGTGCTGGAGGCCGCGCGCAGCGCTTGA
- a CDS encoding phosphoglycerate kinase, giving the protein MNILRFSDLCAQGKARNQRVFIRADLNVPQDDAGNITEDTRIRASIPAIRMALDAGAAVMVTSHLGRPTEGEFKPEDSLAPVAKRLAELLGREVPLVANWVDGVQVAPGQIVLLENCRLNVGEKKNKEELARKLAALCDIFVNDAFGTAHRAEGTTYGIAQYAPIACAGPLLSAEIDALTKALAHPQRPLAAIVAGSKVSTKLTILQSLADKVDQLIVGGGIANTFMLAAGLPIGKSLAEPDLLDAAKSVMAAMKARGAEVPIPTDVVVAKTFSADAPATVKAATDVAADDMILDIGPETAARLAAQLKSAGTIVWNGPVGVFEFAAFENGTKQLAKAIAESSAFSIAGGGDTLAAIAKYGIEKQVGYISTGGGAFLEVLEGKTLPAFEILEKRAAGG; this is encoded by the coding sequence ATGAACATCCTTCGCTTTTCCGATCTGTGCGCCCAGGGCAAGGCCCGCAACCAGCGCGTCTTCATCCGTGCCGACTTGAACGTGCCGCAAGACGACGCAGGCAACATCACCGAAGACACCCGCATCCGTGCCTCCATCCCCGCCATCCGCATGGCGCTGGACGCCGGTGCCGCTGTGATGGTGACCAGCCATCTGGGCCGCCCGACCGAAGGCGAGTTCAAACCCGAAGACTCGCTGGCCCCCGTTGCCAAACGCCTGGCCGAGCTGCTGGGCCGTGAGGTTCCGCTGGTTGCCAACTGGGTGGACGGCGTGCAAGTGGCCCCCGGCCAGATCGTGCTGCTGGAAAACTGCCGCCTGAACGTGGGCGAGAAGAAGAACAAGGAAGAGCTGGCCCGCAAGCTGGCCGCGCTGTGCGACATCTTCGTGAACGACGCGTTTGGCACCGCCCACCGCGCCGAAGGCACCACCTACGGCATCGCGCAGTACGCCCCCATCGCCTGCGCAGGCCCGCTGCTGTCGGCCGAGATTGATGCACTGACCAAGGCCCTGGCGCACCCCCAACGCCCGCTGGCCGCCATCGTGGCGGGCTCCAAGGTGTCTACCAAGCTCACCATCTTGCAAAGCCTGGCCGACAAGGTGGACCAGCTCATCGTGGGCGGCGGCATTGCCAACACCTTCATGCTGGCCGCTGGCCTGCCGATTGGCAAGAGCCTGGCCGAGCCAGACCTGCTGGACGCTGCGAAGTCCGTGATGGCCGCGATGAAGGCCCGTGGCGCCGAGGTGCCAATCCCTACCGATGTGGTGGTCGCTAAGACCTTCTCCGCCGACGCCCCCGCCACCGTGAAGGCGGCCACCGATGTGGCTGCGGACGACATGATTCTGGACATCGGCCCAGAGACTGCGGCCCGCCTGGCGGCCCAGCTCAAGTCCGCTGGCACCATCGTCTGGAATGGCCCCGTGGGCGTGTTTGAGTTTGCGGCCTTTGAAAACGGCACCAAGCAACTCGCCAAAGCGATTGCCGAATCCTCGGCCTTCAGCATTGCTGGCGGTGGCGACACGCTGGCCGCCATTGCCAAGTACGGCATCGAAAAGCAGGTGGGCTACATCTCTACCGGCGGCGGTGCCTTTTTGGAAGTGCTGGAGGGTAAGACCCTGCCCGCGTTCGAGATTCTGGAAAAGCGCGCAGCCGGGGGCTGA
- a CDS encoding AzlD domain-containing protein — MNWSWVEPVIAILGLAVITVVSRAFFMIPEREMALPDWLKRGLKYAPLAALSAVIAPEIFMAHGEFIHTVQDARLPAVVLASAYYFWRRGILGTIVVGMWVYLPLHIGWGW; from the coding sequence ATGAACTGGTCCTGGGTTGAACCCGTCATCGCCATCCTGGGGCTGGCCGTTATCACCGTGGTGTCGCGGGCGTTCTTCATGATTCCCGAGCGCGAGATGGCGCTGCCCGATTGGCTCAAGCGCGGCCTCAAATACGCCCCGTTGGCCGCGCTGTCGGCCGTGATCGCGCCCGAGATCTTCATGGCCCATGGCGAATTCATCCACACCGTCCAGGATGCGCGCTTGCCCGCCGTGGTCCTTGCCAGCGCTTACTACTTCTGGCGGCGCGGCATCCTGGGCACCATCGTTGTGGGTATGTGGGTGTACCTGCCGCTGCACATCGGCTGGGGCTGGTAG
- a CDS encoding AzlC family ABC transporter permease, with protein sequence MVRHPSFRMAAKDMAGTSLGIGAWGLVTGVAMIKSGMSLPMAVFMSLVVYAGSAQLAVIPLLTVGAPLWVVWLTAACVNLRFVIFSSMWRNYFAHLPRRWRLVIGYFSGDVIFVAFMKRFPAQTPEPDQVPYFAGAACTNWLAWQVPSLLGIALANVVPLSWGLGFAGVLALLGVLLSLLFDRATWLATGVAATAAIAAFALPLKLNILVAIAAAVAVGLMIEAVEHRRRHPELLLVPANEKLPADEKQHVRDGDVVPVREERHP encoded by the coding sequence ATGGTGCGCCACCCGTCCTTTCGGATGGCGGCCAAAGACATGGCGGGCACCTCGCTGGGCATTGGTGCCTGGGGGCTGGTCACCGGGGTGGCGATGATCAAGAGCGGCATGTCGCTGCCCATGGCGGTGTTCATGTCGCTGGTGGTGTACGCGGGCAGCGCGCAGTTGGCCGTCATCCCGCTGCTCACGGTGGGCGCACCGCTGTGGGTGGTGTGGCTCACGGCGGCGTGCGTGAACCTGCGCTTCGTCATCTTCAGCAGCATGTGGCGCAACTACTTTGCCCACTTGCCACGGCGCTGGCGCTTGGTCATCGGCTACTTCAGCGGTGACGTGATCTTTGTGGCGTTCATGAAGCGCTTTCCTGCGCAAACCCCCGAGCCTGACCAAGTGCCCTACTTTGCCGGGGCCGCTTGCACCAACTGGCTGGCATGGCAGGTGCCGTCGCTCTTGGGCATTGCGCTGGCCAATGTGGTGCCGCTGTCGTGGGGCCTCGGGTTTGCGGGCGTGCTGGCGCTCTTGGGGGTGCTGCTGTCGCTGCTGTTCGACCGCGCCACCTGGCTGGCCACGGGCGTGGCGGCCACGGCGGCCATCGCCGCTTTTGCGCTGCCGCTCAAGCTCAACATCCTGGTGGCCATTGCCGCCGCCGTGGCGGTGGGGCTGATGATCGAAGCGGTGGAGCACCGCCGCCGCCACCCCGAGCTGCTGCTGGTGCCCGCCAACGAAAAACTGCCTGCGGACGAAAAACAGCATGTGCGCGACGGTGACGTCGTGCCCGTGCGCGAGGAGCGCCATCCATGA
- the fmt gene encoding methionyl-tRNA formyltransferase — MRVIFAGTPEFARVALDRLLAAGFTVPLVLTQPDRPAGRGMKLQASPVKQCALEHGIAVAQPRSLRLDGKYPEDAAVAREALLAAQADVMVVAAYGLILPQWVLDLPAKGCLNIHASVLPRWRGAAPIHRAIEAGDAQTGVTIMQMDAGLDTGDMLLLEKTPIAATDTTAVLHDRLATLGGRMIVEALELAACGGLQPIPQPAEGVTYAHKIEKAESEIDWSLPAAVIGQRIRAFDPFPGASTHLQGEAIKVWGYEIDSFSRLSNERCGQILASGPEGVTVACGDGALRLTTLQRAGGKRLPVADFLRGFALPVGQALGAGAEAA, encoded by the coding sequence ATGAGAGTGATTTTTGCTGGCACCCCCGAATTTGCCCGCGTGGCCCTGGACCGCTTGTTGGCGGCAGGTTTTACCGTGCCGCTGGTGCTGACGCAGCCTGACCGCCCCGCCGGTCGCGGCATGAAGCTGCAGGCCTCGCCCGTCAAGCAGTGCGCGCTGGAGCATGGCATTGCCGTGGCGCAGCCGCGCAGCCTGCGGCTGGATGGCAAGTACCCCGAAGACGCCGCCGTCGCGCGCGAGGCCCTGCTGGCCGCCCAGGCCGATGTGATGGTGGTGGCCGCCTACGGGCTGATCCTGCCGCAGTGGGTGCTGGATTTGCCCGCCAAAGGTTGTCTCAACATCCACGCCAGCGTGCTGCCGCGCTGGCGCGGCGCTGCGCCCATCCACCGGGCGATTGAGGCGGGCGATGCACAAACCGGCGTCACCATCATGCAGATGGACGCAGGCCTGGACACCGGCGACATGCTGCTGCTGGAGAAAACCCCCATCGCCGCCACCGACACCACCGCCGTGCTGCACGACCGCCTGGCCACCCTGGGCGGCCGCATGATCGTGGAAGCCTTGGAGCTGGCCGCCTGCGGTGGCCTGCAGCCCATACCTCAGCCCGCGGAGGGCGTGACCTACGCCCACAAAATCGAAAAGGCCGAGAGCGAAATCGACTGGTCTTTGCCTGCAGCGGTCATTGGCCAGCGCATCCGGGCCTTTGACCCGTTTCCGGGCGCCAGCACCCATTTGCAGGGCGAAGCGATCAAAGTGTGGGGCTATGAAATTGATAGCTTCTCGCGCTTATCTAATGAGCGCTGCGGCCAGATTTTGGCATCAGGCCCTGAGGGCGTGACAGTGGCTTGTGGCGACGGCGCCCTGCGCTTGACCACCTTGCAGCGTGCCGGGGGCAAGCGCCTGCCCGTGGCCGATTTCTTGCGCGGCTTTGCGTTGCCGGTGGGGCAGGCGCTGGGCGCTGGCGCGGAGGCGGCGTGA
- the def gene encoding peptide deformylase, with translation MAILPILCYPDPRLHKVAKPVAAVDERIQTLVADMLATMYDAHGIGLAATQIDVHERVVVIDVSEERDQPLVLINPEITWASPEKQVGDEGCLSVPGIYDGVERSSSVHVQALNEKGQTHTVQADGLLAVCIQHEMDHLLGKVFVEYLSPLKRNRIKTKMVKQQRGNRE, from the coding sequence ATGGCAATTCTTCCTATTCTTTGTTATCCCGATCCACGTCTGCACAAGGTGGCGAAGCCTGTTGCAGCGGTGGACGAGCGCATCCAAACCCTCGTGGCCGATATGCTGGCCACCATGTATGACGCCCATGGCATTGGCTTGGCGGCTACGCAAATTGACGTGCATGAGCGTGTGGTGGTGATCGATGTCTCCGAAGAGCGCGATCAGCCGCTGGTGCTCATCAACCCTGAAATCACCTGGGCGAGCCCTGAAAAGCAAGTGGGCGATGAAGGCTGTCTGTCTGTGCCGGGTATTTACGACGGTGTCGAGCGTTCTAGCAGCGTACACGTCCAAGCCTTGAATGAAAAAGGCCAGACGCACACCGTGCAAGCCGATGGTCTTCTTGCTGTGTGTATTCAGCATGAGATGGACCATTTGCTGGGCAAGGTGTTTGTGGAATATCTCTCTCCCCTCAAACGCAACCGCATCAAGACCAAAATGGTCAAGCAGCAGCGAGGTAATCGCGAGTGA
- a CDS encoding LysM peptidoglycan-binding domain-containing protein produces the protein MMTFSSAQRTALGALTVIAAALACTPALAQKYPISDAQRSTAQQVSEKGIPISELAPNAPDTYVVKRGDTLWDISKMYLKSPWRWPELWGMNLKALPNPHLIFPGQTLYLDKSDGYARLRTQPVGGSDTVRLSPRTRTDSLASLALPTLQSHLIAPFLVEPLVADAATIEQAPRLVATTDQRVLMAAGDRVYARGSANAQLSTKAGNPRSFRVFRDAVALKDPVSGEILGYEARYLGNAELARSETVEEVSDGKGKVKQELVPATVDITATKEEIRAGDRMLPEPGRNFKNYIPHEPQTNVNARVVSIYGSSNVAVAGQNQVVAINMGSTQGIEPGHVLTLLTKGDLVKDVTADGKPMIKLPSEHNGLAMVFLTFDKVSYALLLEVRTGVQVGDRLVNPQ, from the coding sequence ATGATGACTTTCTCCAGCGCGCAGCGAACAGCCTTGGGTGCGCTGACAGTCATTGCCGCCGCTTTGGCATGCACGCCCGCCTTGGCACAAAAATACCCGATTTCCGATGCCCAGCGCAGCACCGCGCAACAGGTGTCGGAGAAGGGCATCCCGATCTCTGAGTTGGCCCCCAATGCCCCTGACACCTATGTCGTCAAGCGCGGCGATACGCTGTGGGACATCTCCAAGATGTACCTCAAGAGCCCATGGCGCTGGCCTGAGCTGTGGGGCATGAACCTCAAGGCTCTGCCCAATCCCCACCTGATTTTCCCTGGACAAACGCTGTACCTGGACAAGTCCGACGGCTATGCGCGCCTGCGCACCCAGCCCGTGGGCGGCTCCGACACCGTGCGCCTGTCGCCGCGCACACGCACCGACAGCCTGGCCAGCCTGGCCCTGCCCACCCTCCAATCGCACCTGATTGCGCCTTTCCTGGTCGAGCCCCTGGTGGCCGACGCCGCCACCATTGAGCAAGCGCCTCGCCTGGTGGCCACGACCGACCAGCGCGTGCTGATGGCCGCAGGCGATCGTGTGTACGCACGCGGCAGCGCCAATGCCCAGCTGAGCACCAAGGCGGGCAACCCCCGCAGCTTCCGCGTGTTCCGCGACGCCGTGGCGCTGAAGGATCCCGTGTCGGGCGAAATCCTGGGCTACGAAGCGCGCTACCTGGGCAATGCCGAACTCGCCCGCAGCGAAACCGTGGAAGAAGTCAGCGACGGCAAGGGCAAGGTCAAGCAAGAGTTGGTGCCAGCCACCGTGGACATCACGGCCACCAAGGAAGAGATTCGCGCAGGCGACCGCATGCTCCCCGAGCCCGGCCGTAACTTCAAGAACTACATTCCCCACGAGCCACAAACCAACGTGAACGCACGCGTGGTATCGATTTATGGCTCCTCCAACGTGGCGGTGGCTGGCCAAAACCAGGTCGTGGCCATCAACATGGGCTCGACCCAAGGCATTGAGCCAGGGCATGTGTTGACCTTGCTGACCAAGGGCGACCTCGTCAAGGACGTGACCGCTGACGGCAAGCCGATGATCAAGCTGCCCAGCGAACACAATGGCTTGGCCATGGTGTTCTTGACCTTTGACAAGGTTTCGTACGCGCTGCTGCTGGAAGTGCGCACTGGCGTGCAGGTGGGCGACCGACTGGTCAACCCACAGTAA
- the dprA gene encoding DNA-processing protein DprA produces the protein MDRDELGAWLRLATTKGIGNQAARKLLAAFGLPAGIFAQPEAILGQWVTQRQAQALSTPPAEWPDLLEKTWQWLQATDTPEGVARDIITLGDRRFPQRMLDTEDPPLMLYVMGAQALVQDTPFSEGQCLAVVGSRNPTAQGADNAYQFAKALRAAGLTIVSGLALGVDAAAHEGALADVAPGDASEQAATIAIVGTGLDRVYPSKHLALAHRIARHGLLVSEYPLGTPPLAGNFPKRNRIISGLSQGTLVVEAALASGSLITARMASEQGREVFAIPGSIHAPQSRGCHALIKQGAKLVESAQDVLEECRWSAAPRAPEAVTGDAPAAATESPLLQAIGYDPVGLDALVSRTGLDTASLQVQLLELELDGAIARLPGALFQRMGRG, from the coding sequence ATGGACCGGGACGAACTGGGCGCATGGCTACGGCTTGCCACGACCAAAGGCATTGGCAACCAGGCTGCGCGCAAGCTGCTAGCGGCCTTTGGCCTGCCTGCAGGCATCTTTGCCCAGCCTGAAGCGATCCTGGGCCAGTGGGTGACGCAGCGCCAGGCCCAAGCCCTGAGCACGCCGCCCGCCGAATGGCCAGATTTGCTGGAGAAAACCTGGCAGTGGCTGCAAGCGACCGATACCCCCGAAGGAGTGGCCCGGGACATCATCACCCTGGGGGACAGGCGCTTTCCCCAGAGAATGCTGGACACCGAGGACCCGCCCCTGATGCTGTACGTGATGGGCGCCCAAGCACTGGTGCAGGACACCCCCTTCAGCGAGGGGCAATGCCTAGCTGTGGTGGGCAGCCGCAATCCCACGGCACAGGGAGCAGACAACGCCTACCAATTTGCCAAAGCACTGCGCGCTGCGGGGCTGACCATCGTGTCTGGCCTGGCACTGGGCGTAGATGCCGCCGCGCATGAAGGGGCCTTGGCCGATGTAGCGCCGGGCGACGCCTCAGAGCAAGCCGCCACCATCGCCATCGTGGGCACGGGTCTGGACCGCGTCTACCCCAGCAAACATCTGGCACTGGCCCACCGCATTGCCCGGCACGGCCTGCTGGTCAGCGAATACCCGCTGGGCACACCGCCGTTGGCCGGCAACTTCCCCAAGCGCAATCGCATCATTTCCGGCCTATCGCAAGGCACCCTGGTGGTAGAGGCCGCATTGGCCTCGGGCTCGCTGATCACGGCCCGCATGGCATCCGAGCAAGGCCGAGAAGTGTTCGCTATTCCGGGCTCCATCCACGCCCCCCAATCGCGGGGCTGCCACGCACTGATCAAGCAAGGCGCCAAGCTGGTCGAGTCGGCCCAAGATGTTCTGGAAGAATGCCGATGGTCTGCCGCCCCGCGCGCACCCGAAGCGGTGACTGGCGATGCTCCTGCAGCAGCCACCGAAAGCCCGCTGCTGCAGGCCATAGGCTACGACCCGGTCGGGCTGGACGCGCTGGTCAGCCGCACGGGCCTGGACACGGCCAGCCTGCAAGTACAGCTGCTGGAATTGGAGTTGGACGGCGCCATCGCTAGACTACCTGGCGCGCTGTTTCAGCGCATGGGGCGCGGGTAG
- a CDS encoding DUF1631 family protein, giving the protein MQTNDSLVAQRRLARQARQRFVEGLCTSLPDLDKTVTEFLSALLAQTGTQREMQTRRDAWLLYQQHHTAWLERTAKTWRDALAPHSSSSQGQPVLGSQFELLSDDVVENKIVAARMAITVAEQVSQQFDSLRQRTQVLEGQDMDSTDILRIETVCLKLVEQWVDAGLPRTDLLTVVDPLQRELAKQVQKHYQAVNVFYVEQGVAMPTDMRGRVRRTASGGVGGGAASSGAGGLASQALAQSRDAMAGMQGAPGARWGGPASGRGEPLQQRPMMSPQQGQYMAPQPGMVGGGYGAVTGMTPLIRARQRAQGVMGQLRKLLTQPATGFDMVKAPPASAALAHALSAQRVQADTYYSGVATLMEDYSPAAVVQVAGAVRERSVELKKKAVTPGEKAIIEVVALMFQSILAEDRIPPAVRVWFARLQVPVLRVALAEPEFFSNLDHPARQLIDRMGACVMGFDATAINGSALEAEIRRVVQVIEQYPETGRRVFQLVYEEFEKFLSKFLTEKQATSRLVSVAQQVEQRETLAIQYTIELRTMLRDMPVRDEIREFLFKTWAEVLALSAVRDGAQHADTVMFKQTAADLVWAASAKPNRTDRSLVIQQLPGLLQRLRQGLTLIGVTGAEQDARIKVLTDTLAEAFLSKTASIPQAHIEAMSKRLANLEDFINDATLGDMPLNSESIEMMLGIDASSIFVIADNGAPVEDAMVAWAQDLKPGTWYTLDHNGSSAQVQYAWQSKRKQLHLFAAVDGSSYLIQLHRLAAYLQTGLLVAQDEEGLTMRATRDALAKLDANPERLLD; this is encoded by the coding sequence ATGCAGACAAACGACTCCCTCGTAGCGCAACGTCGTCTGGCGCGCCAGGCGCGCCAGCGCTTCGTTGAGGGGTTGTGCACCAGTCTGCCGGACCTGGACAAGACAGTAACCGAGTTCCTGTCGGCGCTTTTGGCGCAAACAGGCACCCAGCGCGAAATGCAGACCCGGCGCGACGCCTGGCTGCTGTACCAACAACACCACACGGCCTGGCTGGAGCGCACGGCCAAGACCTGGCGCGATGCGCTGGCCCCCCACTCCAGCAGCAGCCAGGGGCAGCCAGTGCTGGGCAGCCAGTTTGAGCTGCTCAGCGACGATGTGGTGGAGAACAAGATCGTGGCCGCCCGCATGGCCATCACGGTGGCTGAGCAGGTCAGCCAGCAGTTTGACTCCTTGCGCCAGCGCACGCAGGTGCTGGAGGGCCAGGACATGGACAGCACCGACATCCTGCGCATCGAGACGGTATGCTTGAAGCTGGTGGAGCAATGGGTTGATGCAGGCTTGCCCCGCACCGATTTGCTCACGGTGGTGGATCCGCTGCAGCGTGAGCTGGCCAAGCAGGTCCAGAAGCACTACCAGGCCGTCAACGTTTTTTATGTGGAGCAAGGTGTGGCCATGCCCACGGACATGCGGGGGCGCGTGCGCCGCACCGCTTCGGGTGGCGTGGGCGGGGGCGCTGCATCCTCCGGGGCGGGCGGTTTGGCCTCCCAGGCGCTGGCCCAGTCGCGTGATGCCATGGCGGGCATGCAAGGTGCGCCGGGCGCGCGATGGGGTGGCCCGGCATCTGGCCGGGGCGAGCCTTTGCAACAGCGCCCCATGATGTCCCCCCAGCAAGGGCAGTACATGGCCCCCCAGCCAGGCATGGTGGGTGGAGGCTACGGCGCCGTCACGGGCATGACGCCATTGATCCGTGCCCGCCAGCGTGCACAGGGGGTGATGGGCCAGTTGCGCAAGTTGTTGACCCAGCCAGCGACCGGCTTTGACATGGTCAAGGCTCCACCAGCTTCTGCTGCGCTGGCACATGCCTTGTCTGCGCAGCGGGTTCAGGCAGACACCTATTACAGCGGCGTGGCCACTCTCATGGAAGATTACAGTCCCGCTGCCGTGGTGCAGGTGGCTGGTGCCGTGCGCGAACGCTCGGTCGAGCTCAAGAAAAAAGCCGTCACCCCGGGCGAAAAGGCCATCATTGAGGTGGTGGCGCTCATGTTCCAGAGCATCCTGGCGGAAGACCGCATTCCGCCTGCCGTGCGGGTCTGGTTTGCGCGCTTGCAGGTGCCGGTGTTGCGGGTGGCCCTGGCAGAGCCCGAGTTTTTCAGCAACCTGGACCACCCTGCACGCCAACTGATTGACCGCATGGGGGCTTGCGTCATGGGCTTTGATGCCACGGCCATTAACGGCAGCGCGTTGGAGGCAGAAATCCGCCGAGTGGTGCAGGTGATTGAGCAGTACCCCGAGACCGGGCGCCGTGTGTTCCAGTTGGTGTACGAAGAGTTTGAGAAATTCCTCTCCAAGTTCCTGACCGAAAAGCAGGCCACGTCGCGTCTGGTGAGCGTGGCCCAGCAGGTGGAGCAGCGTGAGACGCTGGCCATCCAATACACCATCGAGCTGCGGACCATGTTGCGCGACATGCCGGTGCGCGATGAGATCCGTGAGTTTCTCTTCAAGACCTGGGCCGAGGTGCTGGCCTTGTCTGCGGTGCGCGATGGTGCGCAGCATGCGGACACGGTGATGTTCAAGCAGACCGCGGCCGATCTGGTGTGGGCCGCCAGCGCCAAGCCCAACCGCACCGACCGCTCGCTGGTGATCCAGCAACTGCCCGGTTTGCTGCAACGCCTGCGCCAGGGGCTGACGTTGATTGGTGTGACGGGGGCTGAGCAGGATGCGCGCATCAAGGTGCTGACGGACACCCTGGCTGAAGCATTTTTGTCCAAGACGGCGAGCATTCCGCAAGCGCACATCGAGGCCATGTCCAAGCGCTTGGCCAATTTGGAAGACTTCATCAACGATGCCACGCTGGGCGACATGCCGCTCAATTCCGAAAGCATCGAAATGATGCTCGGCATCGACGCATCCTCGATCTTCGTGATTGCGGACAATGGTGCCCCGGTGGAAGACGCCATGGTGGCCTGGGCACAAGACCTCAAGCCCGGTACCTGGTACACGCTGGACCACAATGGGTCTTCGGCCCAGGTGCAATACGCGTGGCAGAGCAAGCGCAAGCAGCTGCATTTGTTTGCAGCCGTCGATGGCAGCAGCTACCTGATCCAGCTGCACCGGCTGGCGGCCTATCTGCAGACCGGGCTGCTGGTGGCCCAGGACGAAGAGGGGCTCACCATGCGCGCCACCCGCGACGCCCTGGCCAAGCTGGACGCCAACCCTGAGCGCTTGCTCGACTGA
- the secF gene encoding protein translocase subunit SecF yields MEFFRIKKDIPFMKHALVFNAISFITFALAVFFLFSRGLHLSVEFTGGTVMEVAYSQPAELAKVRDTVSGLGYTDVQVQSFGTPRDVLIRLPVQKGVTSAQQSEQVLQALKAGDANVVLRRTEFVGPQVGDELVHGGLMALGMVVLGIVIYLAFRFEWKFGVAAIIANLHDVVIILGFFAFFQWEFSLSVLAAVLAVLGYSVNESVVIFDRIREAFRKYRKMTTHEVIDHAITSTMSRTMITHGSTEIMVLSMFFFGGPSLHYFALALTIGILFGIYSSVFVAAAIAMWLGVKREDLVSGPRKDAGDPNDPNAGAAV; encoded by the coding sequence ATGGAGTTCTTCCGCATCAAAAAAGACATCCCTTTCATGAAGCACGCGTTGGTTTTCAACGCGATTTCCTTCATCACCTTTGCACTGGCGGTGTTCTTCCTGTTCTCTCGCGGGTTGCACCTGTCGGTGGAGTTCACGGGCGGCACCGTGATGGAAGTGGCCTATAGCCAACCCGCTGAGCTGGCCAAGGTGCGCGACACGGTGTCGGGCCTGGGTTACACCGATGTGCAGGTCCAAAGCTTTGGCACGCCCCGCGACGTGCTGATCCGCCTGCCCGTGCAAAAGGGCGTGACGTCGGCGCAGCAAAGCGAGCAGGTGTTGCAGGCGCTGAAGGCTGGTGATGCCAATGTGGTGCTGCGCCGCACCGAGTTTGTGGGCCCGCAGGTGGGCGATGAGCTGGTGCACGGCGGCCTGATGGCGCTGGGCATGGTGGTGCTGGGCATCGTGATCTACCTGGCGTTCCGTTTTGAGTGGAAGTTCGGCGTGGCGGCCATCATCGCCAACTTGCACGACGTGGTGATCATCCTGGGCTTTTTCGCGTTCTTCCAGTGGGAGTTCTCGCTGTCGGTGCTGGCCGCCGTGTTGGCGGTGCTGGGGTACTCGGTGAACGAGTCGGTTGTTATCTTTGACCGTATCCGCGAAGCCTTCCGCAAGTACCGCAAGATGACGACGCACGAGGTGATCGACCACGCCATCACCAGCACCATGAGCCGGACCATGATCACCCACGGTTCCACCGAAATCATGGTGCTGTCCATGTTCTTCTTCGGCGGCCCGAGCCTGCATTACTTTGCGCTGGCCTTGACCATCGGCATCTTGTTCGGCATTTACTCGTCGGTGTTCGTGGCCGCAGCCATTGCCATGTGGCTGGGTGTCAAACGCGAAGATCTGGTGTCGGGTCCGCGCAAAGACGCCGGTGATCCCAATGACCCCAATGCCGGAGCCGCCGTCTGA